From Girardinichthys multiradiatus isolate DD_20200921_A chromosome 3, DD_fGirMul_XY1, whole genome shotgun sequence, the proteins below share one genomic window:
- the si:ch73-95l15.5 gene encoding intracellular protein transport protein USO1 isoform X2 translates to MSSKRKNEHCRICGGNLQGNQRRWLFGAQNRRNGQPGTPKESGGSLPRSAQSSPWGSTLSLGSSVSLSKSQIPVSSPSKSVDILAVLTHILGQSVPRNSRTGEFVCSKCVSTLERVFKFDTVIARVRVLSSEHLQKLTQERDKIRQRVRQNYRQRHPQDFQNKSSTSEEDGEAEKEGYREMLKENMALSEYECWSEKWDTCPYFIRTGKRCRKGKGCEGCDSLRVSDSNYESVCGIPRRLPFQPFSSLELSRDKSQSMPLHWQRVPNSSPASLTGSSLSLRAPSRTESNCSLDSLDGLDPFGSPGNKSVNFMLMGLRSIEGKPLSSPSGSKIPVLSRKDRKNSGKDEGLVSPKVSRVLSFGDTENGRSELDEEDGDVLTELRDEYMLLHRENNNDRLQRAAKHLRAQLDQAANRIRTLEAELKQAGPTKPAKVNGSDDLTFLNQEDGGSLVLQSLADSLHSRERLIQECLSLIRGVCVEQGTGAELGNQLTGKLVETLKEILSENKAALDTLRSELTEQEKNLEKEIEALRKAGRDRERDLDTLSTVLQCNQDIINELRVTLGEKDHQLKEAEKERELWRKKDGALSAVLKEKEALILNLKQQLEVSQTDNQSPGSEGQLAALLKNTEENSAILCQEVTKLTAALQESQELLQTQQQNHNQTVSSLTSQLRDVQKELREKEKETKEADRERRNDREDGEREERKLRESLQKRDRLIEQILVDAEERDHLLQELQQNLQNKREPVTAVKHTL, encoded by the exons ATGTCCAGCAAGAGGAAGAATGAGCATTGCCGAATATGTGGTGGAAATCTCCAGGGAAATCAACGTCGGTGGCTGTTTGGGGCCCAGAACAGGAGGAACGGTCAGCCCGGGACCCCAAAAGAGTCTGGTGGGAGCCTGCCCCGATCCGCTCAGAGCAGTCCTTGGG GCAGCACATTATCTTTGGGCTCTTCTGTGTCTCTGTCCAAGTCCCAAATACCTGTGAGCTCCCCGTCCAAATCTGTGGACATACTTGCAGTGTTGACTCACATACTGGGACAGTCGGTACcaagaaacagcagaacaggAGAGTTTGTGTGCAGCAAATGTGTTTCCACTTTGGAGCGAGTATTTAAGTTTGATACAGTTATTGCTAGAGTCCGGGTGCTTTCATCTGAGCATCTTCAGAAGCTGACGCAGGAGAGGGACAAGATCCGACAGCGGGTCCGCCAAAACTACCGGCAGAGACACCCACAGGACTTCCAGAACAAGAGTAGCACCAGCGAGGAGGATGGAGAGGCAGAGAAGGAAGGCTACAGGGAGATGCTCAAAGAAAACATGGCTCTGTCGGAGTATGAGTGCTGGTCCGAGAAGTGGGACACTTGTCCGTACTTTATCAGAACGGGTAAAAGATGCAGGAAAGGCAAAGGATGTGAAGGCTGCGATTCTTTACGGGTTTCTGATTCAAACTATGAGTCAGTCTGCGGGATTCCTCGACGTTTACCTTTCCAGCCCTTCTCTTCGTTGGAGCTGTCCCGGGACAAATCCCAGAGCATGCCCCTCCACTGGCAGAGGGTCCCAAACTCCAGCCCGGCTTCACTGACAGGGTCCAGCCTCTCGTTGAGGGCGCCTTCTCGCACAGAGTCCAACTGTTCACTGGACTCTCTTGATGGCTTGGACCCATTTGGCTCACCAGGCAATAAGTCAGTTAACTTTATGCTGATGGGGCTGAGAAGCATTGAAGGGAAGCCGCTCAGCTCACCCTCAGGCAGTAAGATCCCAGTTCTAAGCAGGAAGGACAGGAAAAACTCTGGAAAAGATGAAGGGCTGGTGTCACCCAAAGTGAGTCGGGTACTGAGCTTTGGGGATACGGAGAATGGAAGAAGTGAACTGGATGAGGAGGATGGAGATGTCCTGACAGAGCTGAGGGACGAGTACATGTTGCTTCATCGAGAG AACAACAATGACAGGCTTCAGAGGGCTGCCAAACACCTACGAGCCCAGCTGGACCAGGCTGCAAACCGGATCAGGACTCTAGAGGCGGAGCTAAAACAAGCTGGACCAACCAAACCTGCTAAAGTCAATGGATCAGATGACCTGACCTTT CTGAACCAGGAGGACGGTGGCAGCTTGGTGCTGCAGAGCCTCGCTGATTCCCTGCACAGCCGGGAGCGTCTGATCCAG GAATGCTTGAGTCTGATCCGAGGAGTTTGTGTGGAGCAGGGAACTGGGGCTGAACTGGGGAACCAGCTGACTGGGAAACTGGTCGAGACTCTGAAGGAAATTCTCTCTGAGAACAAG GCTGCTCTGGACACCCTGAGGTCTGAACTGACTGAGCAAGAGAAAAACCTGGAGAAAGAGATCGAAGCGCTGAGAAAAGCTGGGCGAGACCGTGAGAGGGACCTGGACACTCTGAGCACAGTGCTGCAGTGCAACCAGGACATTATCAAC GAGCTGCGAGTGACTCTGGGGGAGAAGGATCATCAACTGAAGGAGGCGGAGAAAGAACGAGAGTTGTGGAGAAAGAAGGATGGAGCCCTCAGTGCTGTCCTGAAGGAGAAGGAAGCTCTGATCCTGAACCTCAAACAGCAGCTGGaagtcagtcagacagacaaccag TCCCCAGGAAGTGAAGGCCAGCTTGCAGCTTTGTTGAAAAACACAGAGGAAAACAGCGCCATCTTGTGTCAAGAGGTCACCAAGCTGACTGCAGCTCTGCAGGAGTCTCAGGAGCTGCTGCAG ACTCAGCAGCAGAACCACAACCAGACGGTCTCCTCTCTGACCTCTCAGCTCAGAGATGTTCAGAAGGAGCTGAGGGAGAAGGAGAAGGAGACAAAGGAGGCCGACAGAGAGCGGCGGAACGACCGTGAGGACGGCGAGCGCGAGGAGAGGAAGCTGAGGGAGAGTCTGCAGAAGAGAGACAGACTCATAGAG CAAATCCTCGTGGATGCAGAGGAGCGAGACCACCTTCTCCAAGAGCTGCAGCAGAACCTGCAGAACAAACGAGAACCCGTGACGGCCGTCAAACACACGCTGTGA
- the si:ch73-95l15.5 gene encoding intracellular protein transport protein USO1 isoform X1 produces MSSKRKNEHCRICGGNLQGNQRRWLFGAQNRRNGQPGTPKESGGSLPRSAQSSPWGSTLSLGSSVSLSKSQIPVSSPSKSVDILAVLTHILGQSVPRNSRTGEFVCSKCVSTLERVFKFDTVIARVRVLSSEHLQKLTQERDKIRQRVRQNYRQRHPQDFQNKSSTSEEDGEAEKEGYREMLKENMALSEYECWSEKWDTCPYFIRTGKRCRKGKGCEGCDSLRVSDSNYESVCGIPRRLPFQPFSSLELSRDKSQSMPLHWQRVPNSSPASLTGSSLSLRAPSRTESNCSLDSLDGLDPFGSPGNKSVNFMLMGLRSIEGKPLSSPSGSKIPVLSRKDRKNSGKDEGLVSPKVSRVLSFGDTENGRSELDEEDGDVLTELRDEYMLLHRENNNDRLQRAAKHLRAQLDQAANRIRTLEAELKQAGPTKPAKVNGSDDLTFLNQEDGGSLVLQSLADSLHSRERLIQECLSLIRGVCVEQGTGAELGNQLTGKLVETLKEILSENKAALDTLRSELTEQEKNLEKEIEALRKAGRDRERDLDTLSTVLQCNQDIINELRVTLGEKDHQLKEAEKERELWRKKDGALSAVLKEKEALILNLKQQLEVSQTDNQQSPGSEGQLAALLKNTEENSAILCQEVTKLTAALQESQELLQTQQQNHNQTVSSLTSQLRDVQKELREKEKETKEADRERRNDREDGEREERKLRESLQKRDRLIEQILVDAEERDHLLQELQQNLQNKREPVTAVKHTL; encoded by the exons ATGTCCAGCAAGAGGAAGAATGAGCATTGCCGAATATGTGGTGGAAATCTCCAGGGAAATCAACGTCGGTGGCTGTTTGGGGCCCAGAACAGGAGGAACGGTCAGCCCGGGACCCCAAAAGAGTCTGGTGGGAGCCTGCCCCGATCCGCTCAGAGCAGTCCTTGGG GCAGCACATTATCTTTGGGCTCTTCTGTGTCTCTGTCCAAGTCCCAAATACCTGTGAGCTCCCCGTCCAAATCTGTGGACATACTTGCAGTGTTGACTCACATACTGGGACAGTCGGTACcaagaaacagcagaacaggAGAGTTTGTGTGCAGCAAATGTGTTTCCACTTTGGAGCGAGTATTTAAGTTTGATACAGTTATTGCTAGAGTCCGGGTGCTTTCATCTGAGCATCTTCAGAAGCTGACGCAGGAGAGGGACAAGATCCGACAGCGGGTCCGCCAAAACTACCGGCAGAGACACCCACAGGACTTCCAGAACAAGAGTAGCACCAGCGAGGAGGATGGAGAGGCAGAGAAGGAAGGCTACAGGGAGATGCTCAAAGAAAACATGGCTCTGTCGGAGTATGAGTGCTGGTCCGAGAAGTGGGACACTTGTCCGTACTTTATCAGAACGGGTAAAAGATGCAGGAAAGGCAAAGGATGTGAAGGCTGCGATTCTTTACGGGTTTCTGATTCAAACTATGAGTCAGTCTGCGGGATTCCTCGACGTTTACCTTTCCAGCCCTTCTCTTCGTTGGAGCTGTCCCGGGACAAATCCCAGAGCATGCCCCTCCACTGGCAGAGGGTCCCAAACTCCAGCCCGGCTTCACTGACAGGGTCCAGCCTCTCGTTGAGGGCGCCTTCTCGCACAGAGTCCAACTGTTCACTGGACTCTCTTGATGGCTTGGACCCATTTGGCTCACCAGGCAATAAGTCAGTTAACTTTATGCTGATGGGGCTGAGAAGCATTGAAGGGAAGCCGCTCAGCTCACCCTCAGGCAGTAAGATCCCAGTTCTAAGCAGGAAGGACAGGAAAAACTCTGGAAAAGATGAAGGGCTGGTGTCACCCAAAGTGAGTCGGGTACTGAGCTTTGGGGATACGGAGAATGGAAGAAGTGAACTGGATGAGGAGGATGGAGATGTCCTGACAGAGCTGAGGGACGAGTACATGTTGCTTCATCGAGAG AACAACAATGACAGGCTTCAGAGGGCTGCCAAACACCTACGAGCCCAGCTGGACCAGGCTGCAAACCGGATCAGGACTCTAGAGGCGGAGCTAAAACAAGCTGGACCAACCAAACCTGCTAAAGTCAATGGATCAGATGACCTGACCTTT CTGAACCAGGAGGACGGTGGCAGCTTGGTGCTGCAGAGCCTCGCTGATTCCCTGCACAGCCGGGAGCGTCTGATCCAG GAATGCTTGAGTCTGATCCGAGGAGTTTGTGTGGAGCAGGGAACTGGGGCTGAACTGGGGAACCAGCTGACTGGGAAACTGGTCGAGACTCTGAAGGAAATTCTCTCTGAGAACAAG GCTGCTCTGGACACCCTGAGGTCTGAACTGACTGAGCAAGAGAAAAACCTGGAGAAAGAGATCGAAGCGCTGAGAAAAGCTGGGCGAGACCGTGAGAGGGACCTGGACACTCTGAGCACAGTGCTGCAGTGCAACCAGGACATTATCAAC GAGCTGCGAGTGACTCTGGGGGAGAAGGATCATCAACTGAAGGAGGCGGAGAAAGAACGAGAGTTGTGGAGAAAGAAGGATGGAGCCCTCAGTGCTGTCCTGAAGGAGAAGGAAGCTCTGATCCTGAACCTCAAACAGCAGCTGGaagtcagtcagacagacaaccag CAGTCCCCAGGAAGTGAAGGCCAGCTTGCAGCTTTGTTGAAAAACACAGAGGAAAACAGCGCCATCTTGTGTCAAGAGGTCACCAAGCTGACTGCAGCTCTGCAGGAGTCTCAGGAGCTGCTGCAG ACTCAGCAGCAGAACCACAACCAGACGGTCTCCTCTCTGACCTCTCAGCTCAGAGATGTTCAGAAGGAGCTGAGGGAGAAGGAGAAGGAGACAAAGGAGGCCGACAGAGAGCGGCGGAACGACCGTGAGGACGGCGAGCGCGAGGAGAGGAAGCTGAGGGAGAGTCTGCAGAAGAGAGACAGACTCATAGAG CAAATCCTCGTGGATGCAGAGGAGCGAGACCACCTTCTCCAAGAGCTGCAGCAGAACCTGCAGAACAAACGAGAACCCGTGACGGCCGTCAAACACACGCTGTGA
- the si:ch73-95l15.5 gene encoding intracellular protein transport protein USO1 isoform X3, which translates to MSSKRKNEHCRICGGNLQGNQRRWLFGAQNRRNGQPGTPKESGGSLPRSAQSSPWGSTLSLGSSVSLSKSQIPVSSPSKSVDILAVLTHILGQSVPRNSRTGEFVCSKCVSTLERVFKFDTVIARVRVLSSEHLQKLTQERDKIRQRVRQNYRQRHPQDFQNKSSTSEEDGEAEKEGYREMLKENMALSEYECWSEKWDTCPYFIRTGKRCRKGKGCEGCDSLRVSDSNYESVCGIPRRLPFQPFSSLELSRDKSQSMPLHWQRVPNSSPASLTGSSLSLRAPSRTESNCSLDSLDGLDPFGSPGNKSVNFMLMGLRSIEGKPLSSPSGSKIPVLSRKDRKNSGKDEGLVSPKVSRVLSFGDTENGRSELDEEDGDVLTELRDEYMLLHRENNNDRLQRAAKHLRAQLDQAANRIRTLEAELKQAGPTKPAKVNGSDDLTFECLSLIRGVCVEQGTGAELGNQLTGKLVETLKEILSENKAALDTLRSELTEQEKNLEKEIEALRKAGRDRERDLDTLSTVLQCNQDIINELRVTLGEKDHQLKEAEKERELWRKKDGALSAVLKEKEALILNLKQQLEVSQTDNQQSPGSEGQLAALLKNTEENSAILCQEVTKLTAALQESQELLQTQQQNHNQTVSSLTSQLRDVQKELREKEKETKEADRERRNDREDGEREERKLRESLQKRDRLIEQILVDAEERDHLLQELQQNLQNKREPVTAVKHTL; encoded by the exons ATGTCCAGCAAGAGGAAGAATGAGCATTGCCGAATATGTGGTGGAAATCTCCAGGGAAATCAACGTCGGTGGCTGTTTGGGGCCCAGAACAGGAGGAACGGTCAGCCCGGGACCCCAAAAGAGTCTGGTGGGAGCCTGCCCCGATCCGCTCAGAGCAGTCCTTGGG GCAGCACATTATCTTTGGGCTCTTCTGTGTCTCTGTCCAAGTCCCAAATACCTGTGAGCTCCCCGTCCAAATCTGTGGACATACTTGCAGTGTTGACTCACATACTGGGACAGTCGGTACcaagaaacagcagaacaggAGAGTTTGTGTGCAGCAAATGTGTTTCCACTTTGGAGCGAGTATTTAAGTTTGATACAGTTATTGCTAGAGTCCGGGTGCTTTCATCTGAGCATCTTCAGAAGCTGACGCAGGAGAGGGACAAGATCCGACAGCGGGTCCGCCAAAACTACCGGCAGAGACACCCACAGGACTTCCAGAACAAGAGTAGCACCAGCGAGGAGGATGGAGAGGCAGAGAAGGAAGGCTACAGGGAGATGCTCAAAGAAAACATGGCTCTGTCGGAGTATGAGTGCTGGTCCGAGAAGTGGGACACTTGTCCGTACTTTATCAGAACGGGTAAAAGATGCAGGAAAGGCAAAGGATGTGAAGGCTGCGATTCTTTACGGGTTTCTGATTCAAACTATGAGTCAGTCTGCGGGATTCCTCGACGTTTACCTTTCCAGCCCTTCTCTTCGTTGGAGCTGTCCCGGGACAAATCCCAGAGCATGCCCCTCCACTGGCAGAGGGTCCCAAACTCCAGCCCGGCTTCACTGACAGGGTCCAGCCTCTCGTTGAGGGCGCCTTCTCGCACAGAGTCCAACTGTTCACTGGACTCTCTTGATGGCTTGGACCCATTTGGCTCACCAGGCAATAAGTCAGTTAACTTTATGCTGATGGGGCTGAGAAGCATTGAAGGGAAGCCGCTCAGCTCACCCTCAGGCAGTAAGATCCCAGTTCTAAGCAGGAAGGACAGGAAAAACTCTGGAAAAGATGAAGGGCTGGTGTCACCCAAAGTGAGTCGGGTACTGAGCTTTGGGGATACGGAGAATGGAAGAAGTGAACTGGATGAGGAGGATGGAGATGTCCTGACAGAGCTGAGGGACGAGTACATGTTGCTTCATCGAGAG AACAACAATGACAGGCTTCAGAGGGCTGCCAAACACCTACGAGCCCAGCTGGACCAGGCTGCAAACCGGATCAGGACTCTAGAGGCGGAGCTAAAACAAGCTGGACCAACCAAACCTGCTAAAGTCAATGGATCAGATGACCTGACCTTT GAATGCTTGAGTCTGATCCGAGGAGTTTGTGTGGAGCAGGGAACTGGGGCTGAACTGGGGAACCAGCTGACTGGGAAACTGGTCGAGACTCTGAAGGAAATTCTCTCTGAGAACAAG GCTGCTCTGGACACCCTGAGGTCTGAACTGACTGAGCAAGAGAAAAACCTGGAGAAAGAGATCGAAGCGCTGAGAAAAGCTGGGCGAGACCGTGAGAGGGACCTGGACACTCTGAGCACAGTGCTGCAGTGCAACCAGGACATTATCAAC GAGCTGCGAGTGACTCTGGGGGAGAAGGATCATCAACTGAAGGAGGCGGAGAAAGAACGAGAGTTGTGGAGAAAGAAGGATGGAGCCCTCAGTGCTGTCCTGAAGGAGAAGGAAGCTCTGATCCTGAACCTCAAACAGCAGCTGGaagtcagtcagacagacaaccag CAGTCCCCAGGAAGTGAAGGCCAGCTTGCAGCTTTGTTGAAAAACACAGAGGAAAACAGCGCCATCTTGTGTCAAGAGGTCACCAAGCTGACTGCAGCTCTGCAGGAGTCTCAGGAGCTGCTGCAG ACTCAGCAGCAGAACCACAACCAGACGGTCTCCTCTCTGACCTCTCAGCTCAGAGATGTTCAGAAGGAGCTGAGGGAGAAGGAGAAGGAGACAAAGGAGGCCGACAGAGAGCGGCGGAACGACCGTGAGGACGGCGAGCGCGAGGAGAGGAAGCTGAGGGAGAGTCTGCAGAAGAGAGACAGACTCATAGAG CAAATCCTCGTGGATGCAGAGGAGCGAGACCACCTTCTCCAAGAGCTGCAGCAGAACCTGCAGAACAAACGAGAACCCGTGACGGCCGTCAAACACACGCTGTGA